TCCCGGATCGAGCGAAAAGACAGGACTCGCTTGACGCTCAGCAGTTCCAGTATGCTCATCTTCCTTACTTCCCTCCAGTAGGATCCGTATGGGGCGAACACGGGGCTCTTGTCGCCGTACGCTATGATCCTGACGGACGAAATCATCGGCCTGCTGGCGAAGCTGACGTCCTGGGTCTTCATGATCTCGGCGGCTGCTTCGGGGGAGGAGACCACGAGGGTGGGAACCTCACCGAGCTTTAGGAGCATGACGGCACCAAATTTCTCGGACAAGGCAGCGAGGGAACGATACGGCAACGGACCGAGGACATGGTGCAAGCTACCTATGAGAGGAAGCTTGAACGGACCCGGAGGAAGTCTGGCGTTGCCTCGCCGGCTGTAGCTGTGCTTCCTGAGTAGCagcaggaggaggacgaggaaggaGGCGAAGAGGAAGGTGGTGCCAGTGACATCCATGGTTGTGTTGGGATGATGCAGAGGCCGGCCCTCGCTTTAATATATGGTGCTCAGCGATCGACACGATGATAAGATCAAGAATGTGGTTTCCGTGGAATCTAATTGTTGTATGATTCCAAGCTTTTACACTTAAGATAAAGACAACGAGCGTGCCGTCTGTGACCATTGCAGCCCAAACTGCAGTTGAGCTGTCTCTATCGAAGTCATCTCTTCTTCCGTAATCATCTACGCGTTACTGGAGGAGTCATCACAAGAAGTGAGACCTGCTCAGTATCGAAAACCAGTGTTCAAAGGACTAGTCGACGAAGCTGATATAAGTTCATAAATGTAGGCGCAATTACGTGTTCTCGGGACAACAATGAAGTCGATATATATGAAGCGTcttatatattaatataatataatatatatatgatcatcatATATATGCTTAAACTCTTGAAGTTTCTGAAGTCGACAAAAGTTTCTAATCTGATAAATCCTTCCACTCAAATTGATTTTTAGCAACGAGAGGTACaaatatgtatataatatttctTAAGGACAAATCATTTGAGGAGTCGCTAAGCACCGATCCATATTGTTGAATTCCATTTATACTTCAAATCTTAAAATTTCCTAACCCAATCATATTAAGCTTAGTGCATTGTCAAACCATACATAGGCCAAGTGAAGCTAACATGGACGAGGATAAAGGTTGTCCTTTAGATCGACAAAACCCTTACGACACTTGCGACAAGTCTATCGGTAATGGCAGGACATAACAAACCATATCACATCAATGTTCTCAATTATTTCAAGTATTCTTAATTACGTTTCCTTCGATGTGTGTTGAGAAAACAATTGATTCCATgtatcttattttttatattttacattgtttattaatgttataatgttttattattttatattgatatTATCTTACATCTACTatagattatatttatttttcatatatatttgtaatattttatacAGAGACTTAATAATTGATAACCTATTGAAGACACACGTCAACAACCTAATACCGTCAACATATAATATAACACATCTCCACCACAAAAAATAGGAAGTAGAACCTTAGCCAATTCGATTTATCAATTGGCACTCttgattataattatcattttatttattttttaaaataaattttagattCTATCAAGTGAGGTGAATATCAGTCCATTCATGAGTAGCTCTTTTATATTTGAATCAATGTTATGACTCGAGTCCAATATGTTAACTGATCTATCAGTTTTATTTAACTTAAAtcactaatcaaaatatttaaattgagtTAGATAATAATGAATCGATCCGAcctttataaatcaattttattattatcaatttttaaatattaCACCAATGATTTGTAAATCgataatatgagatatccaatcaGATACGATAACTATGGAGAGCAGCACCGATCTGTATCAAACCACGTTGGTGACACAATTTCTAATGGTTTTTGAGCTACCATGACAGCAAGTTTGAGAACATGTTCAATCACATTCGTCTTTAAGCGGTCATTAACAAAACTCAAGATTCGCCATGCCACGCTACGTACTTCCTGCATGCATATATATACTCCAAGATTCCCAAGTACTACACAGTTGTCCACATGTAGACCTTCATCATCTACTCCGTAAAATGTTTTGTGTGGGTGGCGAGctttagttttatagatctctaGGCTTTAGTAAGGGAGAGAAATACATGAATAATAATTTGGGTGCTTTTGTATTTTCTCTAAGCTGGCTAGAGAGGATGTTTCCCaagagagaaaataaaaatatataattttttttatgtttatataaAAGCATATATAATGTAATTATGCTTGAGCTATGATAACTGAAGTGTTTTAGAATTAATTGATCTTATATGATGAAATATTATATTCTTGATTGTAGatctttgaaaattattttggctCTGCAGTTCTACTCTCGTGGAGTTGTTGATGTCAGACTCATGTCAATaatccaaccacccttttatactaTCTTGCAAACTATGTATACTTATACTGCACGCTTGTTAGAGGAAGCCAAGCCACAACCTTCCTTCCCCGAGCTCTCTTCTCAAGTCTCAGAACTCGAAGAGCATCGAAGCAATGACAGAGAAGGTGATCAAATTCCTGACCACTAAATTCagcttcttcttttccttctaatGTGTTTGTGCGAGTTGAGTTTCGTACATCATATTATTCTTTAGTTTCTATAGTTTGCTGTGAGATCTTCATATTTCTCGGCCTTCGGAGTTGTGAGATCGTCTTATGGTTTGTGTTCGCTTGCATTTACTGTCAGGTCTCCACCTTGATCATAGAAGCAGATATCGGATGCTCATGTTGTTACAAAAAGATCCAAAAGGTTCTTTGCAAGCTCCAAGGTAAGCAAGCAGCAACCCCTTGTGCGTGCTGTTGTATTAGGTGGTGTATATGGACTGAGAGGTTACTGATGATGCTGCGATGTCCTTTGTCATGGAATTTTCTACGTTGAGTTCGAGAGAGAATCCAGTCCATCAATTACAACGAGAAGGATAACAAGGTCACTATCTCCGGCCCCTTCAATCCCGAGTGTCTTAAGAAGAAGCTGCTTTGCAAGCTGTGCAAGGTGGCGAAAGATATCAAGATCAAGCCGGATGACCCACCGCCGCCCCCGCCGAAACCCATAAAGGAACCCAAAGAGCCTGTCAAGATTATCTGCTGCTTCAAGCCGTGGCCAGACTGCTGCTTCCGGCCATGCCCTTGTTTCGAGCCAAGCAAAGGCTGTCGCCGGTGCTGCTCCTGTGGTTGGATGTGCTGCGTTGTCGCGTCATTCTGCGCTCCGGAGCCCAAGCCTAGCCCGCCGAAGGAAACGAAACTTGTTTGCTGCGGCAAGCCATGGCCGTCCTGCTGCTACAAGCCCTGCCCTTGCTTTGAGCAAACCCATGGCTGCCGCCGGTGCTGCTCCTGTGGTTGGATGTGCTGCGTTCGAGGGCCGGTCTGTGTTCCACCGCCCAAGCCCTGCCCGTCGTATTGCCCTCCCAGGGCTTGCCCATCGGAGCACTGCTGCTCCAAGCCAAGCCCGCCGCCGAATCCATGTTTCCATGGCTACAAGTTTGTCTACGAGGAGGGGCCGCCGCCAGATCCATGCACCATTATGTAATCTTTAATCGACCTCTCGTCTGTCCTTTGGTTCCAATTCCCGTACTTTCTTTCGGCCGCTGAAGAGTAGTGCAAGCGACGAAAGACGTAAATAAGATCGTAATGCCGACAAGATCATCCCATCCGATCTTGTGGATTATGATGGTGAAAGAGAGATCCAAGAAGCTTGGTTTTCGATGTGTTTACTTGAGTGGAAGtttgtgtttcgatttgtgtCAGCTTTGTCCAGAGCTGGTGTTTAAGCTGATAATGATTCGCATCCGTATGGTTTTATACTGTCGGAACATGTGAGTTTCAAAAAACACTTGTAAATATAAAAGAGATCTGAGGAACTTATGAATCCATTCCCATAATTCTCAATTAAGACAAAAATTCAATGCGGTCCAAATGAATAAAAATTACCAATAGAAACGGAACCAAAGGAAGCCTAAACGAGCAGAATCAATCACAAAATACATTCACCAAGCTCATATTTCGCCCAGGAGGGGAAAGGAACGATGATACTGAACTGGTGGCGGAGAGTGGTACCACGAGAGGCGGTTTGTTGGCTTTGACGGCGGCGACGCCGAGGTCGAGGCAACAGCGGAAGGCGACCTGCATCGGAATAGCTACTGCGGGGATCGTCGTCGACCGTTGTCGCCCGGCCAAATTAATTTatagattagaatgatttggaatgGATCGTTGCTGCTTTTATACTTCAattttttatcatcaaatttctttgatataattataaaaataaaacatttcaCAACAATATTCTTATGATCAGATCTTAATATATTTTTACTATTAAGATGAATATATTCCCTTTTATCTGGCAATATAGGTATTGACAAAAATAATTTGGAATAAAGTCATGACATGCATCTTTCAAGTAACGTTGGGTGTTTCCGTGGACATCAATATGCATCATATCCCCATGAAGTATTGGAGTGACTTAAATCGTGTTTTGAATCATTTCTTGGTCAACTAGCAAATCCCCAATTCTTATTGACGCACTCACAACTAATCTCTCTTCCCAAATGCTCAAACCGTTGCAATATTTTGTTTGGCTTGACTTTGAAGCTCTCGAATTTACGTATTCACGTGAACATGTCACACTTCTTTCCCGTATTAAATGTTGACAAGTAGGCCAAGTTACTTGACATGTTTTCGTCGTCGTCATCCTCGTGGAAGACGCAGTCCAACTTGTCGGGCGGCAACGAAGAAGCCGGGCTCAAACACAACCCCGTCGTAAATTGGTTAAACGGGCTGAAACAGCAGGCGGAGCTGCTGGTTTTGACTGCCTCCGAATTCAAACACTGGACTGAAGCCCACAGAAACCTCCCCAACCTGCTTGTAAACACCCTGTCAATTCATTTATCTCTTCATCCTCCTCTCTATATAGCCATCCCTTCACATGCAGTCCTTTACGTGCCATTCCATCGCAAGTAAAGCTTCAGCGAATCGATCATCTTCCGATGGGTCGTTGGGTGAGACCAGAGGTACGTgagtcttccttttccttcccttcttcccctgCACGCCATGGATCATCGTCTTACGGTGGAAGCTCTTTGTGATCTCGACAGGTTTTCCCGCTCATGGCGGCGATGACCTTCGTGACGAGTATGTGCGTGTTCCAGCTCACGCGGAATATGCTCATGAACCCTGATGTCAGGTAAGTCGACGCACTTCTCTCCAATCCTTTGCAGTGTGATCGATCAGATTTTATCTGATAGTACCTGTTAGCTAAGCAACGAGAGTTCTTTCTTTGCCTTGCAGGATCAACAAGACGAATCGCACCACAGCGGTGCTCGAGAACGCAGAGGAAGGTGAGAAGTATAGCCAACACAGCCTGCGCAGGTTCCTCAGCCATCGCCCCCCCGAAGTGTTTCCGGCTCTCAATCGCTTCTTCTCCAGCGCTGACGAATAGAGCAAAGCCAGCAAAGCAAGTATATGGTAGGATTGCTAGTGATGTGTCATGTCCATGTCTCTAAACTCTAGATTGGGAGTCCTCATTTCTCTAACAAGTCTGTATTGGTGAATTCTTATTAAAGGAATAAACTAAGTTGTTATCggaagttaattattattttttagattaacTAAAATTGTTATCATTTTATTATCGGATTTTATGGGAACGGCTGTCGGTTTTAATAGGCTTTTTACAGTGCGTGTTGAACCCTTTAATTAGATTTGAAATGAATTCAGAtaagaaaaatagaaatctaAATTAGATTTCGTATAAAATTCATGCATATCCATTATTAAATGATAATTAAAATGAGTGAACTTTTTTTTATACATGCATCAAACTCGCCTATTTAATTGGGGCTCTAGAAAGAAAATTAATTTCGTATTTTAAGAGCATTGACCCTATCAAGTCTTATGTTATTAAGGGAGTTTAGTGCGTCAGACGTCGTTGACGCGGAGCCCAGTTAGCCAATTTATACGGGCATGCACCTCTAACATGCTGAGGTGGCAGCATGCTGGGCGTCGGATTTTAGATGTACGGTCAGGAGGGGTTGCTTTTACGGAAACTGTTGCCGTAGTGGTCAGAATGGTCAACCAGTTGACTCTCCTACAGTTAAGCCTTCAGCGGAGAAGACGCAGCAAAAGTTCGATGCACACCCGTTTCGGTATTGCCGTCCGAGTAGTTCCCGTGTGATTGGTTAAAAGGCTCGGCCCAAAGTGGGGCACCCGTAGTTTCCGATTCATAAGAAAGGTGAATGAGTGGGTGGTTCACCGGGAGTGACAGAAAGCACGGCCGTCCAGTTGGCGGACCGGGTTTCCCGTTGATGTGTCGACGCGTGTCCTTCCTGCGGGCGCCTGCAATCCAGAACGTCCGTTCTCCGCCACTGCGCAACCGTCCATCTCCCCGGTAAACGTGGCACTCGGTGCTCCGATCCCGCCACCGATAAAAAGACTGTAAAGCCCTCGGTCCGAAGCGGAAGTCGTAGCTGCCGACTCATGGGCAAATGCGTATTTCTACACAGAATCTGGAGGCAGATACCAACGTAACTTTCGGTAACCCGAAGGCTTTAACCGCAGGTGAGTGGCGAATATAAAATTAAtcggggtttattttttgaaacggAGAGTTCCAACTGCTATATAACCGCTCGTTCTGACGCTCTTCTTCCCTCGCATCCCCGTATCTCGCTCTCATCCTCATTCCACGCCCATCTACCTAATCCCTCGAATATCTCACCTTTCTCGCTTTGCTGATCCAATGGGTTCCTCCCAGACGATGGACTCTGCTTTCCACCTCTTCCTTCTCCCGAATGCGTCGGCTCTGCCTTCGATTGCGGCCGTTATCGTCTTCGCCATCTCTGTCCTCTGGCTCTACCCCGGCGGCCTCGCGTGGGCGCTCTCCAGAGCCGACCGATCTATCCCCGGGCCCCCGGGGCATGGTCCTCCCCCTCTCCGGTTCCGCCGCGCACCGTGTCCTCGCCAGGCTCGCCGAGTCGCTCAAAGCCTCCGACTTGAAGGCCTTCTCCCTCGGCTTCACACGCTTCGTCTTGTCAAGCCACCCCGACACAGCCCGGGCGATCCTCAACAGCTCGGCCTTCGCCGATCGCCCTGTCCCTACGAGCTCCTCTTCCACCGGCGAGTACTGGCGCAATCTCAGGAGGATCACCGCCACCTATCTGTTCAGTCCGACGAGAAGCATAGGAAGGCCATCGGTCAGCAAATGATCCACGACGTAATGGCAAGCACAGAGACGGACGGGATCGTGGGGATAAAGAAAGTTCTGCACTATGGGTCTCTGAACAACGTGATGATGAGCGATGTTGACAAAAGATTCGATTTTGGGAAGGTCGAAGGCATGGAGTTGGAAAGGCCGGTCACGGAAGGGTATGAGCTACTTGGCGCGTTCAACTGGAGCGACCACTTTCCTCCATTGGCATGATGATTTCAAGAAGATGCTCTAAGATACGATCGAAAAGGACTTGTTGCATGCACGAGCGTGGGATGATAGGACTTCTTTCGCTTTCGATTTGAGTAGTCGAAGAAAAAAGTAGAAGGAAATGTGAGAAGTTTTTTGGAGAGAAGAAAATATCTCTGAATCATTTACAaccatttagaaaaaaaatatataatccttTTTATTACTTTctccttatttatttttataatattattc
This genomic stretch from Musa acuminata AAA Group cultivar baxijiao chromosome BXJ3-9, Cavendish_Baxijiao_AAA, whole genome shotgun sequence harbors:
- the LOC103999135 gene encoding uncharacterized protein LOC103999135; this translates as MGRWVRPEVFPLMAAMTFVTSMCVFQLTRNMLMNPDVRINKTNRTTAVLENAEEGEKYSQHSLRRFLSHRPPEVFPALNRFFSSADE
- the LOC135649109 gene encoding cytochrome P450 78A5-like — translated: MDSAFHLFLLPNASALPSIAAVIVFAISVLWLYPGGLAWALSRADRSIPGPPGHGPPPLRFRRAPCPRQARRVAQSLRLEGLLPRLHTLRLVKPPRHSPGDPQQLGLRRSPCPYELLFHRRVLAQSQEDHRHLSVQSDEKHRKAIGQQMIHDVMASTETDGIVGIKKVLHYGSLNNVMMSDVDKRFDFGKVEGMELERPVTEGYELLGAFNWSDHFPPLA